A section of the Larus michahellis chromosome 1, bLarMic1.1, whole genome shotgun sequence genome encodes:
- the TAF1D gene encoding TATA box-binding protein-associated factor RNA polymerase I subunit D has product MTDTDESQASDADYPELICSRQKEPYKVHACETNKQLECSRSRQKNVAPEESSDELNSICNSSAEVLLDSSDSESDVSAAVGNEYHPKCSIGPSEEKRRSQSSKQRADESAAAMPDNESSSDSSLSPPSPVKASETSTKQKSKFNLKAIFAYHFRGKKFKAAAHRKYKCGSSKNKKRYESTQMPTGRPPLTASPQEQKRRLLHRGFHFPFVEKHYGKKHIPLKMVLGYEQAAAKGYFQYIEMLKYEEHLRKALKALQANEDLERECLAVRKHKYLDDEGPISPIQEMNHDDDGLNSDNPEDFDARVVENSSFIISSKMPSKKKIKARKKPCKIN; this is encoded by the exons ATGACTGATACAGATGAGTCCCAGGCTTCTGATGCTGATTACCCTGAGCTGATATGCAGCCGGCAGAAAGAACCATATAAGGTACATGCAtgtgaaacaaataaacaactgGAATGTTCACGTTCAAGGCAGAAGAATGTTGCTCCTGAGGAGTCTTCAGATGAGCTTAACAGTATATGTAATTCTTCAGCTGAGGTTTTACTGGACAGCAGTGATTCAGAAAG tgatgtttctgctgctgttggcaatGAGTACCATCCTAAGTGCTCCATTGGaccttcagaggaaaaaaggagatcTCAATCTTCAAAGCAACGAGCTGATGAATCTGCTGCAGCAATGCCTGACAATGAAAGCTCTTCAGATTCTTCTCTGTCCCCTCCGAGTCCAGTGAAAGCATCTGAAACTTCCACGAAGCAGAAGTCAAAATTCAATTTGAAAGCGATTTTTGCATATCActtcaggggaaagaagtttAAGGCTGCTGCGCACCGAAAATACAAGTGTGGCTCAAGCAAGAACAAGAAGAGGTATGAGAGCACGCAGATGCCTACAGGGAGGCCACCACTGACAGCCTCACCTCAAGAGCAAAAGAGAAGGCTTCTACACAGAggctttcatttcccttttgttGAAAAACATTATGGAAAGAAACATATTCCCTTAAAGATGGTTCTTGGCTATGAG CAAGCAGCTGCAAAGGGATATTTCCAGTACATTGAAATGCTTAAATATGAAGAACATCTTAGAAAAGCTTTAAAAGCCCTTCAGGCTAATGAAGACCTAGAAAGAGAATGCCTGGCGGTAcggaaacacaaatatttagatGATGAAGGCCCCATTTCCCCTATTCAGGAGATGAA tcatGATGATGACGGCTTGAATTCTGATAATCCAGAAGACTTCGATGCCAGAGTAGTG GAGAACAGCTCTTTCATTATAAGCAGCAAAATgcccagtaagaaaaaaatcaaagccagaaaaaaaccatGCAAAATCAATTGA